From the Rhodococcus sp. NBC_00297 genome, one window contains:
- a CDS encoding HpcH/HpaI aldolase/citrate lyase family protein, protein MTRRLPRSFLYVPAVKPALFDKAVSGPADAVILDLEDAVPLAQKDTARSDVAQWLDRPRDGGAQVWVRVTPEFLAEDLAAAARPGVTGIIVAKCGAASLAEADERLGDADIAMVGLVETAAALRGLTDLASSSRLVTVGIGEVDLLADLRITRAADTEHVVDAIRADIVIGCAAAGLEAPIAPTSTEFRDLDAFVTTTAHFVHMGFRSRTAVHPGQVPVINDALTPAADDVRRAERLVDLFDRAAGGPTVDDDGRFVDEAVVRGAREILARVRL, encoded by the coding sequence ATGACCCGCCGCTTGCCGCGCTCGTTCCTCTACGTGCCGGCCGTGAAGCCCGCCTTGTTCGACAAGGCCGTCTCGGGACCGGCCGACGCCGTCATCCTCGACCTCGAGGACGCGGTCCCACTCGCGCAGAAGGACACGGCGAGAAGCGATGTCGCGCAGTGGCTGGACCGTCCGCGCGACGGTGGAGCGCAGGTGTGGGTTCGTGTGACACCCGAGTTCCTCGCCGAGGACCTCGCCGCGGCGGCGCGACCCGGCGTCACCGGGATCATCGTGGCCAAGTGCGGGGCGGCCTCCCTCGCGGAGGCGGACGAGCGACTCGGAGACGCGGACATCGCGATGGTGGGTCTGGTGGAGACCGCGGCCGCCCTGCGCGGCCTGACCGACCTGGCGAGCAGTTCCCGTTTGGTGACCGTCGGCATCGGCGAGGTGGACCTGCTGGCCGATCTGCGGATCACCCGCGCGGCGGACACCGAGCACGTGGTCGACGCCATCCGCGCGGACATCGTGATCGGCTGCGCAGCAGCGGGTCTGGAGGCGCCGATCGCACCGACCTCCACCGAGTTCCGCGACCTCGACGCATTCGTCACCACTACCGCGCACTTCGTGCACATGGGCTTCCGCTCCCGCACCGCGGTGCATCCCGGTCAGGTGCCCGTGATCAACGATGCCCTGACACCGGCGGCGGACGACGTGCGCCGGGCCGAGCGCCTCGTCGACCTGTTCGACCGGGCGGCCGGTGGGCCCACGGTCGACGACGACGGACGCTTCGTCGACGAGGCCGTGGTCCGCGGCGCCCGGGAGATCCTGGCCCGCGTCCGACTCTAA
- a CDS encoding IclR family transcriptional regulator, protein MAATTSSTGTDSASTGTESADRVADVLLSFAQSDRALGVTELARRLDLSKAVVHRILQSLASRSIVQPVAGESTYSLGPAAIGLGTKAWSQLDVRSIAAPILRRLRAQTLETATLSVLVGHRRVYLDQYESPQEVKMVVEIGPQYPLHSGASSRAILAFLPPHYAHEAFEELRGSAPDADETTFLARLQEIRDTGYGTSINERNTGAASIAAPFFDAAGHVLGSVSSSGPAFRYSSTADDDHVAHAGQVLAAARAITQSLEARAAR, encoded by the coding sequence ATGGCCGCAACTACCAGCTCGACCGGCACCGACTCCGCGTCGACGGGAACCGAATCGGCGGATCGGGTGGCCGACGTCCTGCTGTCCTTCGCGCAGTCCGACCGGGCACTGGGAGTCACGGAGCTCGCGCGCCGCCTGGACCTGAGCAAGGCTGTGGTGCACCGGATCCTGCAGTCCCTGGCATCGCGCTCGATCGTGCAGCCGGTGGCGGGCGAGTCCACCTACTCCCTCGGCCCGGCGGCCATCGGACTCGGTACGAAGGCATGGAGCCAGCTCGACGTCCGTTCCATCGCCGCGCCGATCCTCCGGCGGCTGCGCGCTCAGACGCTGGAGACGGCGACACTGTCCGTCCTGGTGGGGCATCGGCGGGTCTACCTGGACCAGTACGAGAGCCCGCAGGAGGTGAAGATGGTGGTGGAGATCGGCCCGCAGTACCCGCTGCACTCCGGCGCCTCGAGCCGCGCCATCCTCGCGTTCCTTCCGCCGCACTACGCGCACGAAGCCTTCGAGGAGCTGCGGGGAAGCGCTCCGGACGCCGACGAGACGACGTTCCTGGCCCGGCTCCAGGAGATCAGAGACACCGGCTACGGGACCTCCATCAACGAGCGCAACACCGGCGCCGCCTCCATCGCCGCCCCGTTCTTCGACGCGGCCGGCCACGTGCTCGGCTCGGTCAGCTCCTCCGGACCAGCCTTCCGCTACTCCTCCACCGCCGACGACGATCACGTCGCGCACGCCGGTCAGGTGCTGGCCGCCGCGCGCGCGATCACGCAGAGCCTCGAAGCGCGGGCCGCCCGATGA
- a CDS encoding ABC transporter ATP-binding protein, whose protein sequence is MMLEIDDLHAGYRRLEILHGVTMHLEKDEIVSLIGANGAGKTTTLRALSGLVTPSKGRIMLDGNDISGNRADRIVRSGLVHVAQDRALFGSLPVSENLEMGAYTQKRGSTKESLDRVFDLFPILAERRTQRADTMSGGQQQMLAIGRAMMSKPRVLTLDEPSVGLAPKLAAEVLEAIVRIRETGVTVLIVEQNAAQALAISDRAYVIESGSIVLTGTGAELAHDDRVKAAYLGI, encoded by the coding sequence ATGATGCTCGAGATCGACGATCTGCACGCCGGCTACCGGCGACTGGAGATCCTGCACGGTGTCACGATGCATCTGGAGAAGGACGAGATCGTCTCTCTCATCGGAGCCAACGGCGCCGGCAAGACCACGACGCTGCGCGCCCTGTCGGGTCTGGTCACGCCCAGCAAGGGCCGCATCATGTTGGACGGCAACGACATCAGTGGCAACCGCGCCGATCGCATCGTCCGGTCGGGGCTGGTGCACGTCGCCCAGGACCGCGCACTCTTCGGTTCGCTGCCGGTCTCCGAGAACCTGGAGATGGGCGCGTACACCCAGAAGCGCGGGTCCACGAAGGAGTCGCTCGACCGCGTCTTCGATCTGTTCCCCATTCTCGCCGAGCGGCGGACCCAGCGCGCGGACACCATGTCCGGCGGTCAGCAGCAGATGCTGGCCATCGGCCGCGCCATGATGTCGAAGCCGCGTGTGCTCACGCTCGACGAACCGTCCGTCGGCCTGGCGCCGAAGCTCGCCGCCGAAGTCCTCGAGGCCATCGTGCGGATCCGCGAGACCGGGGTGACCGTGCTGATCGTCGAGCAGAACGCCGCACAGGCACTCGCGATCTCCGACCGCGCCTACGTCATCGAGAGCGGATCCATCGTGCTCACCGGTACGGGAGCCGAGCTCGCCCACGACGATCGCGTCAAGGCTGCGTACCTCGGCATCTGA
- a CDS encoding ABC transporter ATP-binding protein, which produces MSVLSIENLSKSFSGIHAVRDVSIDVPDEQFLGIIGPNGAGKTTLFSLLAGEQPPTSGRVIFDGTDITGWPADRIARAGLVRTFQLMRPFESMSVLENVTIAALSKRKSRKDARRHALEVLDRVQLSDQVGGTVSTMSTAGLKRLELARALAMEPRVVLLDEVLAGLVPAERAPMIELLRSLHSSGQTVLFVEHIMAAVMALSERLVVMHEGAVLTAGDPRTVIEDHRVVEAYLGEETA; this is translated from the coding sequence GTGAGCGTCCTCAGTATCGAGAATCTCAGCAAGTCGTTCTCGGGCATCCACGCGGTGCGCGACGTCAGCATCGACGTCCCGGACGAGCAGTTTCTCGGCATCATCGGCCCCAACGGCGCCGGCAAGACCACCCTGTTCTCGCTGTTGGCCGGCGAGCAGCCGCCGACGTCGGGTCGCGTGATCTTCGACGGCACCGACATCACGGGGTGGCCCGCGGACCGCATCGCGCGCGCTGGGTTGGTGCGTACGTTCCAGTTGATGCGGCCGTTCGAGTCGATGTCCGTTCTCGAGAACGTCACCATCGCCGCACTGTCCAAGCGTAAGTCGCGGAAGGACGCGCGTCGGCACGCTCTCGAGGTGCTCGACCGGGTGCAGCTCTCCGACCAGGTGGGCGGGACTGTGTCGACGATGTCGACGGCCGGACTCAAGCGCCTGGAGCTGGCCCGCGCTCTTGCCATGGAACCGCGGGTGGTCCTGCTCGACGAGGTGCTCGCGGGACTCGTTCCGGCGGAACGTGCGCCGATGATCGAGCTGCTGCGCTCCCTGCACAGCAGCGGGCAGACCGTCCTGTTCGTCGAACACATCATGGCCGCGGTCATGGCGTTGTCCGAGCGTCTGGTCGTCATGCACGAGGGCGCGGTCCTCACAGCGGGGGATCCGCGCACCGTCATCGAGGACCACCGCGTCGTCGAGGCCTATCTGGGTGAGGAGACCGCATGA
- a CDS encoding branched-chain amino acid ABC transporter permease, translating to MTVVAESAATEKTRRAVNPGVAVGGALVVILAVIFFVGGKDQGLVGQAIVSGLLLGGVYALISVGLTLIFGVLGIVNFAQGAMLTLAMYIVYALSTAGLPVYVATLLAVPVMFVFGMIVQATLLTKLTIGGSHEGPLLVTLGLSLLIINVLLMVFGGRPKSVEAPVDGSISILGTVAAWPRVLAFVGAAVVAIALKSVLERTRLGLSIRAVASNSEGAKLVGVDIGRVYALTFGIGAACVAVAGGLMTPFTSLTPSVGEQFTILAFVIVVLGGLGSVVGAMVGGIVIGLVQTVGALYLPGTGSLILVFAVFVMVLFLKPEGLYGGRR from the coding sequence GTGACGGTCGTCGCCGAGAGCGCGGCCACGGAGAAGACCCGGCGCGCCGTGAATCCCGGCGTCGCCGTCGGGGGAGCGCTCGTGGTGATCCTCGCCGTCATCTTCTTCGTCGGCGGCAAGGACCAGGGTCTGGTCGGCCAGGCCATCGTGTCCGGTCTGCTGCTCGGCGGGGTCTACGCGCTGATCTCGGTCGGCCTGACACTCATCTTCGGTGTGCTCGGCATCGTGAACTTCGCCCAGGGCGCGATGCTCACCCTGGCGATGTACATCGTGTACGCGCTGTCGACGGCAGGGTTGCCCGTCTACGTGGCAACGCTTCTCGCGGTTCCCGTCATGTTCGTGTTCGGCATGATCGTGCAGGCCACCCTGCTCACCAAGCTCACCATCGGCGGGAGTCACGAGGGTCCGCTACTGGTGACACTCGGGTTGTCGTTGCTCATCATCAACGTGCTCCTCATGGTCTTCGGTGGTCGGCCCAAGTCGGTCGAGGCGCCCGTGGACGGATCGATCTCGATACTCGGCACCGTCGCGGCCTGGCCTCGGGTGCTCGCGTTCGTCGGTGCCGCGGTCGTGGCCATCGCGCTGAAGTCGGTGCTCGAACGCACGCGCCTCGGGTTGTCGATCCGCGCGGTGGCGTCGAACTCGGAGGGCGCCAAGCTCGTCGGAGTCGACATCGGCCGCGTCTACGCGCTGACGTTCGGTATCGGCGCGGCTTGCGTGGCCGTCGCCGGCGGACTGATGACACCGTTCACGTCTCTCACCCCGTCGGTGGGCGAGCAGTTCACGATTCTCGCCTTCGTCATCGTGGTGCTGGGCGGTCTCGGCAGTGTCGTCGGAGCCATGGTCGGCGGCATCGTCATCGGTCTGGTCCAGACGGTCGGCGCCCTGTACCTCCCCGGTACCGGATCGCTGATCCTCGTCTTCGCCGTGTTCGTCATGGTGCTCTTTCTCAAGCCCGAAGGTCTGTACGGAGGACGCCGATGA
- a CDS encoding ABC transporter substrate-binding protein, translating to MRKVVGVLAAVALLGTAACGSSSGSDGSGPIKIGSVHPTTGALAGVGGLMNDGAALAVEDINGAGGISSLEGRPLELVTGDSQGKAEVGQSEAQRLIDDGAVALVGTYQSDVTQNVASVAERSRVPLVIDVAVDDKILDQGYQYAFRIQPNASSMGTDGAKALAAIEEQTGQPIDRVSYLHIEGSFGDSVFDAFEKEAANQGISSVQEITYPATNFSDATTQVREAAVSNPDVIVATGYYPDGLLIAKAVAQLNVDVKGVYGIANGAFDDSSFPSAAGTAGEGVLSANYHFDATSDRVNDIRSRFEEKYGRPMETAAMLSYQAVEVIAAGLEDGADADPEALREAISGVTIDDPLLAFSCPIQFDETGQNSNATVIVMQVRDGQVTQVFPDEFATEAIEFPAGAGR from the coding sequence ATGAGAAAAGTCGTAGGCGTGCTCGCCGCAGTGGCCCTTCTGGGCACGGCTGCGTGTGGATCCTCGTCCGGATCGGACGGTTCGGGTCCCATCAAGATCGGATCCGTGCACCCCACCACCGGTGCGCTGGCCGGTGTCGGTGGACTGATGAACGACGGTGCCGCACTGGCCGTCGAGGACATCAACGGTGCCGGCGGCATCTCCTCGCTCGAGGGGCGTCCACTGGAACTCGTCACCGGTGACAGCCAGGGCAAGGCGGAGGTCGGCCAGAGTGAGGCGCAGCGTCTGATCGACGACGGCGCGGTCGCCCTGGTGGGCACCTATCAGAGTGACGTGACGCAGAACGTCGCATCGGTCGCCGAGCGCTCGCGAGTGCCGCTGGTCATCGACGTCGCGGTCGACGACAAGATCCTCGACCAGGGTTACCAGTACGCGTTCCGTATCCAGCCGAACGCCTCCAGCATGGGTACCGACGGCGCCAAGGCGCTCGCGGCCATCGAGGAGCAGACCGGCCAGCCGATCGATCGCGTGTCGTACCTGCACATCGAGGGCTCGTTCGGTGACAGCGTGTTCGACGCCTTCGAGAAGGAGGCCGCGAACCAGGGCATCTCCTCGGTGCAGGAGATCACGTACCCGGCCACCAACTTCTCCGACGCCACGACGCAGGTGCGCGAGGCCGCGGTCTCCAACCCCGACGTCATCGTCGCGACGGGCTACTACCCGGACGGTCTGCTGATCGCGAAGGCCGTCGCGCAGTTGAATGTCGACGTCAAGGGTGTCTACGGCATCGCCAACGGCGCCTTCGACGACAGTTCCTTCCCGTCTGCCGCCGGCACCGCCGGTGAGGGTGTGCTGTCCGCCAACTACCACTTCGATGCCACCAGCGATCGAGTCAACGACATTCGCTCGCGCTTCGAGGAGAAGTACGGCCGTCCGATGGAGACGGCGGCGATGCTGTCGTACCAGGCCGTCGAGGTCATCGCGGCCGGACTCGAGGACGGCGCCGACGCGGATCCGGAAGCGTTGCGCGAGGCCATCTCCGGGGTCACCATCGACGACCCGCTGCTCGCCTTCTCCTGTCCCATCCAGTTCGACGAGACCGGTCAGAACTCCAACGCGACGGTCATCGTGATGCAGGTGCGCGACGGCCAGGTCACCCAGGTCTTCCCGGACGAGTTCGCCACCGAGGCCATCGAGTTCCCCGCGGGAGCGGGCCGGTGA
- a CDS encoding branched-chain amino acid ABC transporter permease, translated as MTTTTDVSTDSASDTRLKDSWLRRQLLTLVIGFVVVAAFPLVLGEQAQTVAVRTLIFAIMAVGWNLMSGFGGMFSFGHAAFFGIGAYTGAYLLVEHGISPWISMLVGAVVSAAVGTTIAYLCLRYRLAGSYFALATFAFAQMFLLLVQNLEVFNKTEGFNVPILPRDSWWMLQFEKGSANYLWIPLVILALAVLGTIFYVRSRPGQYVQAIRDDATAAASLGIDTMKYRLIAVAASCALTAVAGVYYVQYYFFVGPEQAFGSAVSVEAIVPAVIGGIGTIWGPVLGAAVIGPLSELINELLRNPPAFLEFLQGSIGLDVAVYSVILILIVIFLPKGIFGTIRERWRK; from the coding sequence ATGACCACCACGACGGATGTCTCGACGGACTCCGCGTCCGACACGCGGCTGAAGGACTCCTGGCTGCGACGCCAGTTGCTCACGCTCGTCATCGGATTCGTGGTCGTCGCCGCGTTCCCGCTCGTGCTCGGCGAGCAGGCGCAGACGGTCGCGGTCCGGACGCTGATCTTCGCGATCATGGCGGTCGGCTGGAACCTCATGAGCGGCTTCGGCGGCATGTTCAGCTTCGGTCACGCGGCGTTCTTCGGCATCGGCGCGTACACCGGTGCGTATCTGCTGGTGGAGCACGGCATCTCGCCGTGGATCTCCATGCTCGTCGGCGCCGTGGTGTCCGCCGCGGTGGGCACCACCATCGCCTACCTGTGCTTGCGCTACCGGCTGGCCGGGTCGTACTTCGCCCTGGCGACGTTCGCCTTCGCGCAGATGTTCCTGCTGCTCGTGCAGAATCTCGAGGTCTTCAACAAGACCGAGGGCTTCAACGTGCCGATCCTGCCGCGCGATTCGTGGTGGATGCTGCAGTTCGAGAAGGGCAGTGCCAACTACCTGTGGATCCCGTTGGTGATCCTGGCGCTCGCGGTGCTGGGCACCATCTTCTACGTCCGGTCCCGCCCGGGGCAGTACGTGCAGGCGATCCGTGACGACGCCACCGCGGCAGCCTCTCTCGGTATCGACACGATGAAGTACCGGCTCATCGCGGTCGCGGCGAGCTGCGCCCTCACGGCCGTGGCCGGCGTGTACTACGTGCAGTACTACTTCTTCGTGGGCCCCGAGCAGGCGTTCGGATCCGCGGTGTCCGTCGAGGCCATCGTCCCGGCCGTCATCGGCGGCATCGGGACCATCTGGGGACCGGTGCTCGGCGCCGCGGTCATCGGGCCGCTGTCGGAGCTCATCAACGAGCTGCTGCGCAACCCGCCCGCGTTCCTCGAGTTCCTCCAGGGATCCATCGGACTCGACGTGGCGGTCTACTCGGTGATTCTCATCCTGATCGTGATCTTCCTGCCCAAGGGGATCTTCGGCACGATTCGCGAGAGGTGGCGCAAGTGA